The stretch of DNA GATGAGCCAGAGGATGGTGACGATGGCCGCCTCTGCGAACTCGCGTTCCATCTCGTTGCGGTGGAGCGTTCGGCCGTCCATCTTGAGCGTGATGACGGCGTTTGCGGGCAGAAACACCCGTCTGAACTGCCAGCGAATCCCGCGGCCAATCGTGTAGCCACGGATGATTTTGATGCCGCCAACCGTACTTCCGGCGGCCCCGCCCATCGTCATCGCGCCAGCGAGGATTACCTTCCCGCCTGAAGACCACGTGCCGATGGGTGCAGACTGAAAGCCCGTACAGGTGAGCGCGCTGATGAACTGGAAGGTCGAATCGCGCAACGAGAGCGCGGGCGCGAGCGTAGCGAGGTTCTGAATTGTGAGCACGGCGACACCGAGGCCGAAAAGGATGAACAGCCAGCGCGTCTGAAGGTCCGAAAAGAAGTGACGCGGGTCGCGCTCTGAGAGGACGAGGTAGTGGATGGGGAACGCAATCGCGCCAATCGCCATCACCGGCAGCAAGACGACCTCGATGAGCGGCGAGTTATAGGTACCAATCGAGTTGTCGGTGACGGAAAACCCGCCGGTCGAAAGCCCCGTCATCGCGTGGTTTATCGCCTGCCACGCGACTTCGGTCGTCGGGAGTGTGCTGCCGTATTCAGAGAGACGAATCGCCACGAACAAGAGCGCAATCGACAGGAGAGTGTAGCCGAGGAACATCTTCCAGACGGTTCTGACTGTTGAGACGATGCTCGGGTGGATTTTCTCCTCGCGTGTTTCACTCTGGTAGAGTGCGTAGCTCCCACTGCCGGGGCGGGCGAGAATCGAGACGGTGAGGACGATGACACCCACGCCACCGACCCACTGGATGAGCGAGCGCCACCAGAGCAGCGCCTTTGGCAGGGTTGGCTCGTGAACCGCCATCGTCAGTCCACTGCCCGTCCACCCGCTCATCGACTCGAAAAAGGCATGCAGCGGCGAGCGAAAGTAGGCGAGACTCGAGCCGTAATCGACGCCCGCGGGGACGTAGCTTGCCGCGACGGACTGGGGGACGAGGTAGGCGGCGAACAAAAAGGGTAACGCACCGAAAATAGCGGTCGCAAACCAGCCTGCGGCGGCGATGACCATCCCGTGTTTCATCAGCGGGGCTGGCGCGTCGTCGAACAGTTTTCTGGCGAGGCCGCCGACACCGGCGGTAACCGTGGCGGCGAGGACGAACGCCCCGGCGACGTAGAGTTCTCCGAACGCGAGCGCCACGCCCGCAGAAAGCGCGAGCAGGGCGGCTTCCATCAACACGAGCGCGCCGACGTCGCGGAAGATGGTGGCGAGGTCGGTCGGCACGATACCGTCGTGGGCTGGGTTCGCCATCTCAGTCGTGGTCCTCGTAGTGACCGAAGATATCGGTAATCTCCGGTGTTGCGCCCTTGCCCGAATACACGGTCAACAGGTCGCCCGCTTCGAGTCGCGTGTTCCCGCGGGGTGTAATCGGATGGCCCCCACCGTTTCGCTCGATGGCCACGATGAGCATTTCCGCCGAGAGAAGCCCAGCCGTGTCGGCTTCCTGCAGCGTCTTGCCATCGATTGGCGAGTCCTCTTTGACGGTGATTTCAAACACCTCGGCCTCGTCACCGATGCGCATGTAATCGACGATTGCCGGGCGTTTGACCGAGCGATAGAGATACTCTGCGATGAGGCGCTGTGGGTTCTCCATCGTGTTCACGCCAATCTGGCGGAAGATGTCCATGTGGTCTGGGTTGTGCACGACGGAGACGATTTTCGGGATGGACAGTTCCTTCGAGAGCAGACAGACCATGATGTTCGTCGCATCCTGGTCGGTCGTGCTGATGAGCGCGTCTGCGCGGTCTGCGCCCGCATCGAGGAGCGTGTCTTTGACCGTGGCATCGTCGTGGATGACGAGACAGTCGAACGACGAGGCGACGAGTTCGGCCTTAGCCTCGTCGCGTTCGATGACGACGACC from Haladaptatus sp. ZSTT2 encodes:
- a CDS encoding potassium channel family protein, which gives rise to MYIVIVGAGDIGTPLIEIATAGGNEVVVIERDEAKAELVASSFDCLVIHDDATVKDTLLDAGADRADALISTTDQDATNIMVCLLSKELSIPKIVSVVHNPDHMDIFRQIGVNTMENPQRLIAEYLYRSVKRPAIVDYMRIGDEAEVFEITVKEDSPIDGKTLQEADTAGLLSAEMLIVAIERNGGGHPITPRGNTRLEAGDLLTVYSGKGATPEITDIFGHYEDHD
- a CDS encoding TrkH family potassium uptake protein; its protein translation is MANPAHDGIVPTDLATIFRDVGALVLMEAALLALSAGVALAFGELYVAGAFVLAATVTAGVGGLARKLFDDAPAPLMKHGMVIAAAGWFATAIFGALPFLFAAYLVPQSVAASYVPAGVDYGSSLAYFRSPLHAFFESMSGWTGSGLTMAVHEPTLPKALLWWRSLIQWVGGVGVIVLTVSILARPGSGSYALYQSETREEKIHPSIVSTVRTVWKMFLGYTLLSIALLFVAIRLSEYGSTLPTTEVAWQAINHAMTGLSTGGFSVTDNSIGTYNSPLIEVVLLPVMAIGAIAFPIHYLVLSERDPRHFFSDLQTRWLFILFGLGVAVLTIQNLATLAPALSLRDSTFQFISALTCTGFQSAPIGTWSSGGKVILAGAMTMGGAAGSTVGGIKIIRGYTIGRGIRWQFRRVFLPANAVITLKMDGRTLHRNEMEREFAEAAIVTILWLILLLVASVVLTNLAGPDFSFADALFEVASAQGNVGLSTGITGPTMPRLAEGMLILNMWVGRLEIIPILVFIRAAVYGLNP